The proteins below are encoded in one region of Halalkalicoccus jeotgali B3:
- a CDS encoding TIGR01548 family HAD-type hydrolase, with product MHADCVVLDIDGVLVDVAGSYRRAIVESVERVYDDTIEKEGIQAFKDAGGFNNDWELTYAAALYVLARQEGYADSIEAFTDRIAAQGGGLEAAQAVVEAALSPDATERVRGRWDRERLREVFQWLYLGADLYGDLEGETPPGVPTDHPGFINDEPVLLDASTRECLGDRYGVGVLTGRPAAEAEIALSRVGLAVPKDHRFTMDDWEEGKPHPRALVTLAERFDASSVVFVGDTLDDVRTARNAAEADSAREYHGVGVLTGGLTGERGREKYEREGAAAVLASVNDLPALLE from the coding sequence ATGCACGCGGACTGCGTCGTCCTCGACATCGACGGGGTGCTCGTCGACGTTGCGGGCTCGTATCGCCGGGCGATCGTCGAGTCCGTCGAACGGGTCTACGACGACACCATCGAAAAGGAGGGGATACAGGCGTTCAAGGACGCCGGCGGGTTCAACAACGACTGGGAGCTGACCTACGCTGCCGCGCTCTACGTCCTCGCCCGCCAGGAAGGCTACGCCGACTCGATCGAGGCGTTCACCGACCGGATCGCAGCCCAGGGGGGTGGTCTCGAAGCGGCGCAAGCGGTCGTCGAGGCGGCCCTCTCGCCGGACGCCACGGAGCGCGTCCGCGGGCGCTGGGACCGCGAACGCCTCCGCGAGGTGTTCCAGTGGCTCTACCTCGGGGCCGATCTCTACGGCGACCTCGAAGGCGAAACCCCGCCGGGGGTCCCGACCGACCACCCGGGGTTCATCAACGACGAGCCCGTGTTGCTCGATGCGAGTACGAGGGAGTGCCTCGGCGACCGCTATGGGGTGGGCGTTCTGACCGGCCGACCTGCCGCCGAGGCCGAGATCGCCCTTTCGAGGGTGGGTCTCGCGGTTCCCAAGGACCACCGCTTTACGATGGACGACTGGGAGGAGGGCAAACCCCACCCCCGGGCGCTCGTGACCCTCGCCGAGCGCTTCGACGCGTCGTCGGTCGTCTTCGTCGGCGACACGCTCGACGACGTGCGGACGGCCCGAAACGCCGCCGAGGCCGATTCGGCGAGGGAGTACCACGGCGTCGGCGTCCTCACGGGCGGGTTGACCGGCGAGCGCGGCAGGGAGAAATACGAGCGAGAGGGCGCGGCTGCGGTCCTGGCGTCGGTCAACGACCTGCCGGCGCTGCTG